A single genomic interval of Zingiber officinale cultivar Zhangliang chromosome 4A, Zo_v1.1, whole genome shotgun sequence harbors:
- the LOC121971976 gene encoding uncharacterized protein LOC121971976, with protein sequence MLMACGISCSSYHLLFSSGDGRDLLASRKCSHSPFPGTKFLSTSICCGHGLQLKVFASGKSEKKFRKDGKSSKTFPIKELPLKELKRIPNEVPSDDKANFTSSTKVSADKYPSPSRRQVLQACIGTSCLLLALGAILRQLTHLASAEGWAVVNPSGLSFDFEMWHLELILALVILISSSRYILLKTWPDFSKSSEAANQQILSSLEPLDYVLVAFLPGISEEFLFRGALLPLFGLNWMSSLLVGAIFGVLHLGGGRRYSYAIWATFVGFAYGLAAIISSSIIVPMASHSLNNLVGGLLWRITSVSKKQDE encoded by the exons ATGTTGATGGCATGCGGGATTTCTTGTTCGAGTTACCATCTCTTGTTCAGTTCTGGAG ATGGAAGAGACTTATTGGCAAGTAGGAAGTGTAGTCATAGCCCTTTTCCTGGAACAAAGTTTCTGTCTACTAGTATATGCTGT GGCCATGGGCTACAACTGAAAGTTTTTGCATCAGGGAAATCTGaaaagaaatttagaaaagatgGGAAATCTTCCAAAACTTTTCCAATAAAAGAACTGCCTCTGAAAGAACTTAAAAGAATACCAAATGAGGTACCTTCAGATGATAAAGCAAATTTTACCTCCAGCACCAAAGTGTCTGCTGATAAATATCCTAGCCCTAGCAGACGTCAAGTGCTTCAAGCTTgcattggtacatcatgcttgcTACTTGCTCTAGGTGCAATTCTTCGGCAG TTAACCCATCTTGCATCTGCAGAAGGATGGGCAGTAGTCAACCCATCAGGATTATCAT TTGATTTTGAGATGTGGCATCTTGAATTGATCTTGGCACTTGTGATACTGATATCATCTAGCCGATATATTCTATTGAAGACATGGCCagatttttcaaaatcaagtgAAGCTGCGAATCAGCAA ATCCTCAGTTCGCTTGAGCCTTTGGATTATGTTCTGGTGGCATTTTTGCCTGGAATTAGTGAG GAGTTCCTTTTCCGTGGGGCATTGCTGCCGCTGTTTGGGCTTAACTGGATGAGTTCTCTGCTAGTTGGAGCTATTTTCGGAGTTCTTCATTTAGGGGGTGGAAGGAGATATTCATATGCAATCTG GGCAACGTTTGTTGGCTTTGCCTATGGCCTCGCAGCGATTATTTCCTCAAGCATCATCGTTCCTATGGCATCGCACTCGTTGAACAACCTTGTTGGCGGTCTTCTATGGCGCATCACATCTGTTTCAAAGAAACAAGATGAGTGA